The proteins below come from a single Sorghum bicolor cultivar BTx623 chromosome 4, Sorghum_bicolor_NCBIv3, whole genome shotgun sequence genomic window:
- the LOC110434740 gene encoding vegetative cell wall protein gp1-like, with translation MAHPTLASPANPIPCSKARARSTCPGPVSPKSPGPRPLPPGTLHARPASCPEQRRRRRQESAHRAPEPASRPLPPCAAALPLLLHDRRRQPPPGLLAHPSRAPRLAPGAREPPPRPRHAEPRPRDAVVRKPRPRRVGLALAPAPAAATTPSDRGHATVATSSSDAAASAPSPPSSIHDAAPEPSAARRASAPLRPCSESLGRRAHLGISRAHGATLARRPRRPCPDADADAAKHDLAPTTTPLSPPREHQDAVPTATSPATLVPCSTVAPARTTPASCREHNVALRRHGELRDPAPFGMSCSPRVVIANTSPPPSQNMQQRQHTAGEPPMPKSSAFSPSCVHHAEIGLRAVFYTLQGGCALGAPLPHGWTTLLPSANPWNRCSKPQPPPTNRSKP, from the exons ATGGCCCACCCCACGCTCGCAAGCCCAGCCAACCCCATCCCCTGCTCCAAGGCCCGCGCGCGCAGCACCTGCCCCGGCCCAGTTTCCCCCAAGTCGCCTGGCCCAAGACCCCTGCCCCCTGGAACCCTACACGCGCGCCCCGCCTCCTGCCCAGAGcagcgccgtcgccgtcgccaggAGAGCGCGCACCGCGCCCCGGAACCCGCATCGCGCCCTCTGCCTCCGTG CGCCGCCGCCCTCCCCCTTCTCCTCCACGACCGGCGCCGTCAACCACCCCCCGGCCTCCTTGCTCACCCATCCCGAGCACCTCGGCTCGCCCCCGGAGCCCGtgagccgcctccgcgccctCGCCACGCCGAGCCCCGACCCCGCGACGCCGTCGTCCGCAAGCCGCGACCGCGCCGTGTcggcctcgccctcgcccccgCCCCGGCCGCCGCGACGACGCCATCAGACCGCGGGCACGCCACGGTCGCCACGTCCAgtagcgacgccgcggcgagtGCTCCCTCTCCGCCGAGCTCCATCCACGACGCCGCACCGGAGCCGTCCGCCGCGCGCCGAGCCTCTGCTCCACTACGCCCCTGCTCTGAGTCCCTAGGCCGACGCGCGCACCTCGGCATCAGCCGCGCCCACGGTGCCACCCTCGCCCGGCGACCTCGACGCCCCTGCCccgacgccgatgccgacgccgCCAAGCACGACCTCGCCCCGACCACGACGCCTCTGTCTCCGCCCCGTGAGCACCAAGACGCCGTCCCCACCGCGACGTCGCCTGCAACACTGGTGCCCTGCTCCACCGTCGCGCCAGCCAGGACCACTCCCGCGTCATGCCGTGAGCACAACGTCGCCTTGCGTCGCCATGGCGAGCTCAGGGACCCTGCACCGTTCGGGATGTCGTGCTCACCTCGCGTGGTGATCGCGAACACCTCCCCTCCACCAAGCCAGAACATGCAGCAACGGCAGCATACCGCCGGTGAGCCACCAATGCCCAAGTCCTCTGCATTTTCCCCTTCCTGCGTTCACCATGCTGAGATCGGCCTTCGTGCCGTGTTCTACACCTTGCAGGGAGGATGTGCCCTTGGGGCACCATTGCCGCATGGCTGGACCACGCTGCTGCCCTCGGCTAACCCCTGGAACCGCTGCAGCAAGCCACAACCACCTCCAACCAACCGTAGCAAGCCGTAG